A portion of the Stegostoma tigrinum isolate sSteTig4 chromosome 18, sSteTig4.hap1, whole genome shotgun sequence genome contains these proteins:
- the LOC125460877 gene encoding ras association domain-containing protein 9-like — MGSPEGAKLSVWVCQEEKVVCGLTKRTSCAQVVRALLRDHLAHAGDTRLLHAPARDYCLAEKWRGFERLLPPATKLLRLWLSWGSERRNVRFVLVKWDARLPLPGLRSAEAKVVPSSSGEGQRGERRPAGRSVRDLPRDKQRRMVRKAFRKLAKMKKLRQGRERMETLVHLIVSQDHTIRQQLSRLRELDGDIERFEGRLHSERVQSDGQNYVQETYLLEGGPLQEYLERSEAVYRLEEDLERHREAVRRLSEELELEREQLLGGGGGDNSGPERLEEEEEGSSDRLPGELERTACRARQLSRSLADVQRRLQQQEAALHEKAEEYERLARQLEHLSLAEEADGGGGGGEAPGPCQISTKGSVTSPPESGFALSEVNDTDSDTGISSTHSQDSESPCVVLTSKVSLLKLYRLNTKHQLC; from the exons ATGGGTTCCCCGGAGGGTGCCAAGCTGTCGGTGTGGGTATGCCAGGAGGAGAAGGTGGTGTGCGGGCTGACCAAGAGGACTAGCTGCGCCCAGGTGGTGAGAGCTCTGCTGCGGGATCACCTCGCCCACGCCGGGGACACTAGGCTGCTGCACGCCCCGGCCCGGGATTACTGCCTGGCCGAGAAGTGGAGGGGCTTCGAGAGGCTGTTGCCGCCCGCCACCAAGCTGCTCAGGCTCTGGCTGTCCTGGGGCTCGGAGCGGCGCAATGTGCGCTTCGTCCTGGTCAAGTGGGACGCCCGGCTGCCGCTGCCCGGCCTCCGGAGCGCCGAGGCCAAGGTGGTGCCGAGCAGCAGCGGCGAGGGTCAGCGAGGAGAGAGGCGTCCGGCCGGCCGCTCCGTGCGGGACCTGCCGCGGGACAAGCAAAGGAGGATGGTGAGGAAAGCCTTCAGGAAACTGGCCAAGATGAAGAAGCTGAGGCAGGGCCGGGAGCGCATGGAGACCCTGGTGCACCTGATCGTCTCTCAGGACCACACGATCCGCCAGCAGCTGAGCCGGCTGCGGGAGCTCGACGGCGACATCGAGCGGTTCGAGGGCCGCCTGCACTCGGAGCGGGTCCAGAGCGACGGGCAGAACTACGTGCAGGAGACCTACCTGCTGGAGGGCGGGCCCCTCCAGGAGTACCTCGAGCGGAGCGAGGCGGTTTACCGGCTCGAGGAGGATCTCGAGCGGCATCGCGAGGCCGTCCGGAGGCTGAGCGAGGAGCTCGAGCTGGAGCGCGAACAGCTGctcggcggcggcggcggcgacAACAGCGGCCCCGAGCGgctggaggaagaggaggagggcagCTCGGACAGGCTCCCGGGCGAGCTGGAGAGGACCGCGTGCCGCGCGCGGCAGCTCAGCCGGAGTCTCGCGGACGTGCAGCGCAGGCTGCAGCAGCAGGAAGCCGCGCTGCACGAGAAGGCGGAGGAATACGAGCGCCTCGCGCGGCAGCTGGAGCACCTCAGCCTTGCCGAAGAGGCGGACGGCggcggtggtggtggtgaagCGCCTGGCCCCTGCCAGATCTCGACCAAGGGCTCCGTCACATCTCCGCCTGAGAGTGGCTTCGCCCTTTCGGAGGTGAACGACACCGATTCAGACACAGGGATCAGCTCCACTCACAGCCAGGACTCCGAATCGCCCTGTGTCG TATTAACATCCAAAGTAAGTCTGCTGAAACTTTACCGCCTGAACACAAAGCACCAGTTGTGCTGA